From Rutidosis leptorrhynchoides isolate AG116_Rl617_1_P2 chromosome 3, CSIRO_AGI_Rlap_v1, whole genome shotgun sequence, a single genomic window includes:
- the LOC139896891 gene encoding calcium-binding allergen Ole e 8-like, giving the protein MAPETNKGSVFPTDKEEVKNIFKRFDTNGDGKISEDELVNVLKSLGSNTSPDEVKRIMSEVDADSDGFVSLDEFVVFCSGIAGECEGDSIDDLREAFKQFDLDNNGVISASELHQILIRLGENYTIESCEKMIKSVDSDGDGFVDFEEFRKMMSKNSGGGAM; this is encoded by the coding sequence ATGGCGCCAGAAACAAACAAAGGATCTGTGTTCCCGACGGATAAGGAGGAAGTGAAGAACATTTTCAAACGTTTCGACACCAATGGGGACGGTAAAATCTCTGAAGACGAGCTTGTTAATGTCCTGAAATCGCTAGGATCTAACACCTCTCCGGATGAAGTAAAGCGAATAATGTCTGAAGTTGATGCCGATTCTGACGGTTTCGTTAGCCTTGATGAGTTTGTCGTATTTTGCAGTGGAATTGCAGGAGAATGTGAAGGTGATAGTATCGACGATCTTAGAGAAGCGTTTAAACAATTCGATTTGGACAATAATGGAGTGATTTCTGCAAGCGAGTTGCATCAGATATTGATTCGATTAGGGGAGAATTACACGATTGAAAGCTGCGAGAAAATGATTAAATCTGTGGATTCAGATGGTGATGGTTTTGTTGATTTTGAAGAGTTTAGAAAGATGATGTCCAAGAATTCTGGTGGTGGTGCAATGTAA
- the LOC139896890 gene encoding fructose-bisphosphate aldolase 3, chloroplastic: MASASFVKLNASSSSLIGQQSFNKRSGSASSRSPAARVSVIRAGSYSEELVKTAKTIASPGRGILAIDESNATCGKRLASIGIENTEPNRQAYRQLLLTTPGLGQYISGSILFEETLYQSTTDGKKMVDCLREQNIVPGIKVDKGLVPLPGSNNESWCQGLDGLASRSAEYYSQGARFAKWRTVVSIPCGPSALAVKEAAWGLARYAAISQDNGLLPIVEPEILLDGDHSIDTTLEVAERVWSEVFYYLAQNNVMFEGILLKPSMVTPGADHKQKADAETIAKYTLTMLKRRVPPAVPGIMFLSGGQSEMEATLNLHAMNQSPNPWHVSFSYARALQNSVLKAWQGRPENVEAGQRALLTRAKANSLAQLGKYSAEGESEDAKKGMFVKGYTY; this comes from the exons ATGGCGTCTGCAAGTTTCGTTAAACTAAACGCATCTTCATCATCGTTGATCGGTCAACAATCCTTCAATAAACGTTCAGGATCTGCTTCCTCACGTTCACCTGCAGCTCGTGTTTCCGTCATCCGTGCCGGATCTTACTCAGAAGAACTTGTTAAAACCGCT AAAACTATTGCATCACCTGGTCGTGGTATCCTTGCTATCGATGAGTCAAATGCAACTTGTGGGAAGAGACTGGCGTCTATCGGAATAGAAAACACTGAGCCCAACAGACAAGCCTATAGACAACTTCTATTGACCACTCCTGGATTGGGTCAGTACATATCTGGTTCCATCCTGTTCGAGGAGACCCTTTACCAATCAACTACAGATGGAAAGAAAATGGTTGACTGCTTGCGTGAGCAGAACATTGTACCTGGTATCAAAGTTGACAAG GGTTTGGTGCCACTTCCAGGATCTAACAATGAATCTTGGTGCCAAGGGTTAGATGGGTTGGCTTCTAGATCAGCTGAGTATTACAGTCAAGGTGCTCGTTTTGCCAAGTG GCGTACTGTTGTAAGCATTCCTTGCGGTCCGTCTGCTTTGGCCGTGAAAGAAGCTGCATGGGGACTTGCACGTTATGCTGCTATTTCTCAG GATAACGGGTTGTTGCCGATAGTGGAGCCCGAGATCCTTCTCGACGGGGACCACTCAATCGACACAACACTTGAAGTTGCTGAAAGAGTTTGGTCCGAGGTTTTCTATTACTTAGCACAAAACAATGTTATGTTTGAGGGAATTTTGCTCAAGCCCAGCATGGTTACACCAGGGGCTGACCACAAGCAAAAAGCTGACGCTGAGACCATTGCTAAATATACTCTCACCATGCTCAAGAGGCGGGTCCCACCTGCAGTTCCCGGTATCATG TTTTTGTCAGGGGGACAATCTGAAATGGAAGCTACACTAAACTTACATGCAATGAACCAAAGCCCAAACCCATGGCACGTGTCGTTTTCATATGCACGTGCACTTCAAAACTCTGTGTTAAAGGCATGGCAAGGGAGGCCCGAGAACGTTGAAGCGGGTCAGAGAGCTCTTTTGACCCGTGCGAAAGCAAACTCATTGGCTCAGCTCGGAAAGTATTCTGCTGAAGGTGAAAGTGAGGATGCTAAGAAAGGAATGTTTGTTAAAGGCTACACCTACTGA